Below is a window of Malania oleifera isolate guangnan ecotype guangnan chromosome 1, ASM2987363v1, whole genome shotgun sequence DNA.
GAACTCACTGATAGGAAAGGAGATAAAAACAAAGCAATGCCAAGAGCTCCATCAATCCGCTGTTCATCGATAGACGAAGCTCTCTCTTTATCATCTCGTGCCAGATGCAACAAAGGATGAGTCCTTTTTCCTTCTCACGAACCATGGGAGCGCCTAGTGCCCAGAGGATCAAAGCGCATTTTCCTTTCAGGGGAAAGAGGTGCATAAAAAATGGCTAGCCCGTCAAAAGTCCGATTCCATCACGAACAAAGTTCAGAATCAACAAGGGTTCGTAAAACGAAGGGAGTGTACAATTGGGGCGCAACCCCACTTTTTTGTTCGTAATGAGGGAGAGATAGAAGGTCACGGAGAAGAGGAGCTAAAGATAGCCGGAGTTAAAGAGGTTTGAGGCTCGATGAAGAAGATATCGCTAGTCCCATGTCCTAGGGCGGGCGCAGCAGCTACATGGACCCCTTCCTTTCTATTGTTGCCAGTGCTTTCCCGGGCCGAGTCGGAATTTTTTATTAGAAAAGGCAGGCCCGAAGGCTACTATCCCAATAGGCCAGTAGGCGGAACGAGGAGAGAGTTCCTGTTCTGGAATGTCAAGCCATTTCGAGTAGATGTCGGCATTTCCTAAAGAAAGTAGTTACAATAGAGAAGTAGGGAGTGGGAAGAGATGAGATGACTTCTGATCGAATCCCACTTGTTGTAACAGCCACATTGCATGAGACTGTCGTGCACCGCTGAATCATACAACCACTCCTAGTCAATTCTAGGGTAACAATCAAGCATCCCAAGGCAACCATTAGAGGAACACGACCTAGATGCGAGTTTATTCTCTTACACTAGGGAATGTAGAAAATGCTGGTGACAGATAGCCACTCTAACT
It encodes the following:
- the LOC131147854 gene encoding LOW QUALITY PROTEIN: uncharacterized protein LOC131147854 (The sequence of the model RefSeq protein was modified relative to this genomic sequence to represent the inferred CDS: substituted 1 base at 1 genomic stop codon); this translates as MSSNPTSEGGCIVDIGSCGTGFDSASGSVXTKKFQTKGSELTDRKGDKNKAMPRAPSIRCSSIDEALSLSSRARCNKG